The genomic stretch gaataataattattttgcacaaaagtaaatatgataaccgtatggcatataaaaagtaggaagacatgtttttattgaatattatgtcagggttttataccgctttaagccaACCAATATTAAGTGGACGTAAATGTACCTATACATCCCCGGGGAACATGAGCTATGGGGGACACTAGACAAACACTAGCTAGGACAGCAGCCTGGCACAAGCTGCTGTAGATTAGTCTTCCGTTTCCTCGCTGAAGTCCTATGCAGTGTGCATTGTCCAGGCTGTCACTGTGTTACAAAGTATGCACCCTGCTATAAACTGTGCAGTCACTGCTGGCCACTCCGTATTGGTGCCTTGAAGAGCCCTCATTATTCCTGGCTGACACCATGATTTGTGCCCATTGTCCTCCCAACAAGCCCCTGCCTGGCTGCCTTCTCTCTTCTTGACCTCCCACTTGTGTTAGGAAGAGGCAGCAGCTGGGCGGCCCATTAGCTGCTACCTGTGtgactgagggagggaggggggcgtcAGCCCAGCACATGTAGGTGTttacggggtctgggaggggagCCTGGAGCTCCCTGATTGGCTGCCTGGCTGAGGGTAAAGGCACGCGTCTCTGGATGTTCTTATAAAAGTCCTCGCGTGCCTGTCTACTGCAGCGAGTCCCCCGACTTGGGAGCACCAGGGAGCCCGAACATtctgccaggcagcagcagcaccaccatggACACTGTGCTGGAGCAGTTCACAGGGCTGGAGTCCTTCCCCTCCCCGTACTTTGACGATGAAGACTTCTTCACCGACCAGTCCTCCAGGGACCACCTGGACGCTGAGGACTTCCTGGAGGACGATGTGGACTTCTTGACTGGTCAGATCCAGGACTATTACAAGGACAGCCGCCTCCTCCAGGGGGAAGACTACTGCGACCCCGGCAACTTCTCCTTCTCGTCCTCCTCCTCGGGGGGCTTCCCCTATGActgcggggaggggggctgcgacCTGTCGCCGGGCATGAAGGGTGGCAGCTGTGGACCTGTGAAGCGCAGGAGGAGGATCAGGTCTGATGCGGAGATGCAGCAGCTCAGGCAGGCGGCCAACGTGCGGGAGCGCAGGAGGATGCAGTCCATCAATGATGCCTTCGAGGGGCTGCGGTCGCACATCCCCACCCTACCTTACGAGAAGAGGCTCTCCAAGGTGGACACCCTGCGCCTGGCCATCGGCTACATCAACTTcctcagcgagctggtgcagtcCGACCTCCCCCTGAGGAACCCCAATACCGAGAGCGCCTTGCAGCCCAAGAAGGTCATCATCTGCCACAGAGGAACAAGTGAGTGCTCACCTGGGGACACTGGGGTGGAGGGGGGCGACCTAATGCTGTCCAGGTGCTAGAGAACTGCAGGTCACGTGATTCGGTTATAGGGACACTAGAGTAGGATGAAGACATCCGAAACTCTTTAGATCTAGATTtagaaaagttctaaaagttccatCAGGAGGGGACAAGGGGAAAATAAAGTCAAGTTTTTGGAGTCTCAATGTGATTGTAGACTAAGGAGCACTTGACAGGAGATTCATtttttgaggaactacaagtcccagcaacaGGTGAGCGAGCCTAGAAATAACTGCTGGGGCAGCTGCTGCCGCTAGCAGGAGTTTAGTTTGACATTGGAGCCGACCCAATtcccttttttctcctaagttttctcctaggagatactttgtatcttctgtttaaaataacatttgcactctgcaattaaacaagtatcaaaaagtagggaaAAAGTCATTTCAAAATCATtcgaagtattttcttgcttgctggtggctaaaaGGCATTTATTTATACTggtaaaatattacctaggagagaatgtagaaaaaaataattggatTGGGCACATAGAGCCTGAACTGTCTGCAAGTGTCACACTTTGGGACACTGAAGAGGTAGAGTGAGATTGCAGAAAAAAACGGGTACATTTGGCTAGTTCTACAGCTGCTGGGGAATCATTCACAAGTCCCAACAtgaatacaaaatacataataggAACATTTGGGAGTTGTTACAAAACTTTTTGCTTTATAGCTGCTGAGTTATCACAGGTCCACAGCACAGGTAGAAGAACAGGGAGATCCAGCATACCTTCCATCTTAGGGAACACCTTCTAGGTACTAGAAtgagtctaaaggtgcgtacacacatgcgactatagtcgtttgtaacgatcgttccccgatctttaccaacgacgatcgttacaaaaaacgaaccaacgactattaaggcaaacgacgaacgaggcaaatcgctacaaaacaaagttctgtcttggcggatttttaccaccgacgatcgttagcaaaagtggcccatcgttggaaacgatcgttcgtaccaggctggacatgcgcatttcactttttctccaaggaactttacaattttatgcgcaggcgcattaagtgcttttacgtggtgtaacgttcgttctaacgatgtgatcgttacatactttttacaactaactttacttcggtcgttctttcgtcaattaaaagatcgttcgtcgttgacaacgaacgatcgttgtcgcatgtgtgtacgtagcattactaTGAGATAAGCTCAGGATGAGCTTGGGTGTGTTGCACAACTGGAAGAACCACCAAAAGCTGATGCGTAGAATTAGCTGGGTGGAATCAAATAAACCCAGAACTATAAATTAGTGGTTCAGAATTTTGGCCATGTTTTTGTGCCAGAGAACTATGAAACTCCTGGAAAAATTAGATAAGGGACTTTAGTTGGAGTTTAGTAGGTGTTAACATGCAACTATATACTGGGGTTTTACTACTAGTCCCAATATAATGTCACACCTGGGCACCTTGAGAGGTATGCAGGACTTGTAGCTACTAGGGACTGTGGGCCAGCATCACATCTGCCTGGAAGCTCAGAATAGGAGCTGTAGTTCTTTAGATTTTGGTGAGGTTACTTCCCAGC from Hyperolius riggenbachi isolate aHypRig1 chromosome 5, aHypRig1.pri, whole genome shotgun sequence encodes the following:
- the PTF1A gene encoding pancreas transcription factor 1 subunit alpha; amino-acid sequence: MDTVLEQFTGLESFPSPYFDDEDFFTDQSSRDHLDAEDFLEDDVDFLTGQIQDYYKDSRLLQGEDYCDPGNFSFSSSSSGGFPYDCGEGGCDLSPGMKGGSCGPVKRRRRIRSDAEMQQLRQAANVRERRRMQSINDAFEGLRSHIPTLPYEKRLSKVDTLRLAIGYINFLSELVQSDLPLRNPNTESALQPKKVIICHRGTRSPSPSDPDYGLPPLAGHSLSWTDEKQLRDQNIVRTTKVWTPEDPRKLNKSSLNNIENEPPLTLCLEI